A genome region from Streptomyces pratensis includes the following:
- the dprA gene encoding DNA-processing protein DprA, which translates to MSPQPPHDERDRLARAALTRVFEPGDERGGRWIREIGPVELMGRLAGTDGSAQALKGMTAARLAGYRLRASSADPRKDLAHVAAIGGRFVCPGDQEWPSQLDDLGDARPIGLWVRGRSDLRLWALRSVALVGARACTPYGAHMAATLAAGLAERGWVVVSGAAFGVDGAAHRGALAAGGATMAVLACGVDVAYPRGHAELIGRIVEQGVVIGELPPSDHPTRSRFILRNRVIAALTRGTVVVEAEYRSGSLVTARNAQRLGRFVMGVPGPATSGLSAGVHELLRGEGVLVTDAAEISELVGHIGELAPARNGPVLPRDLLDATSAQVLDALPWTGAMKVCDVARSAGASTDEALGRLYELHSLGFVEREGDGWRLTPGRTRNGGARRGGS; encoded by the coding sequence GTGAGCCCGCAGCCGCCCCATGACGAGCGGGACCGGCTGGCGCGCGCAGCCCTGACCCGCGTATTCGAACCTGGGGATGAGCGCGGTGGCCGCTGGATCCGCGAGATCGGGCCGGTGGAGCTGATGGGGCGTCTCGCCGGCACGGACGGATCGGCACAGGCACTCAAGGGGATGACGGCGGCCCGGCTCGCGGGCTACCGGCTGAGGGCGTCGAGCGCCGATCCCCGGAAGGACCTGGCGCACGTGGCAGCGATCGGCGGCCGGTTCGTCTGCCCCGGCGACCAGGAGTGGCCGAGCCAGCTCGACGACCTGGGGGACGCGCGACCCATCGGGCTCTGGGTGCGAGGCCGGTCGGACCTGCGCCTCTGGGCGCTGCGCTCGGTCGCTCTGGTCGGTGCCCGGGCCTGCACGCCCTACGGGGCGCACATGGCGGCGACGCTCGCCGCCGGGCTGGCCGAGCGGGGCTGGGTCGTGGTCTCCGGGGCGGCGTTCGGGGTGGACGGCGCCGCCCATCGGGGGGCGTTGGCCGCGGGTGGGGCGACCATGGCGGTCCTGGCCTGCGGGGTGGACGTGGCGTATCCACGAGGACACGCCGAGCTGATCGGGCGCATCGTCGAACAGGGCGTGGTCATCGGCGAGCTGCCGCCCTCGGACCATCCGACGCGCAGCAGGTTCATCCTGCGGAACAGGGTGATCGCGGCACTCACGAGAGGCACTGTGGTGGTGGAGGCCGAATACCGCAGCGGCTCGCTGGTCACCGCGAGGAACGCCCAGCGGCTGGGCCGCTTCGTCATGGGGGTACCGGGGCCCGCCACCAGCGGTCTCTCGGCCGGGGTCCACGAACTCCTGCGCGGTGAAGGTGTCCTGGTCACCGATGCCGCAGAGATCTCCGAACTGGTCGGCCACATCGGTGAACTCGCCCCGGCCAGGAACGGCCCCGTCCTGCCGAGGGACCTCCTCGATGCCACCTCCGCGCAGGTGCTGGACGCGCTGCCGTGGACCGGAGCGATGAAGGTGTGTGACGTGGCCCGGAGCGCCGGAGCGTCAACGGATGAAGCACTCGGGCGGTTGTACGAACTGCACTCACTGGGGTTCGTCGAACGCGAGGGCGACGGATGGCGGTTGACGCCGGGACGTACACGCAATGGGGGCGCGCGGCGAGGCGGTAGTTGA
- the whiG gene encoding RNA polymerase sigma factor WhiG, which yields MPQHTSGSDRAAAPPAARGTVRPPAPSSLDELWRSYKTTGDERLREQLILHYSPLVKYVAGRVSVGLPSNVEQADFVSSGVFGLIDAIEKFDIERAIKFETYAITRIRGAMIDELRALDWIPRSVRQKARNVERAYATLEAQLRRTPSEAEVAAEMGIALDELHAVFSQLSLANVVALEELLHVGGEGGDRLSLMDTLEDPAADNPVEVAEDRELRRLLARAINTLPEREKTVVTLYYYEGLTLAEIGNVLGVTESRVSQIHTKSVLQLRAKLADAGR from the coding sequence ATGCCCCAGCACACCTCCGGGTCTGACCGCGCGGCAGCACCACCGGCTGCGCGTGGCACTGTGCGCCCTCCCGCCCCCTCCTCGCTCGACGAATTGTGGCGTTCGTACAAGACCACCGGAGACGAGAGGCTGCGGGAGCAGCTGATCCTGCACTACTCGCCCCTGGTGAAGTACGTGGCGGGCCGGGTCAGCGTGGGGCTGCCGTCCAACGTGGAGCAGGCGGACTTCGTCTCGTCCGGTGTCTTCGGACTGATCGATGCCATCGAGAAGTTCGACATCGAGCGGGCCATCAAGTTCGAGACCTACGCGATCACCAGGATCCGTGGCGCGATGATCGACGAACTCCGCGCGCTGGACTGGATCCCCCGGTCCGTGCGCCAGAAGGCGCGCAACGTCGAGCGCGCCTACGCCACTCTGGAAGCGCAGCTGCGGCGTACGCCATCGGAGGCGGAGGTAGCCGCGGAGATGGGCATCGCGCTGGATGAACTGCACGCGGTTTTCAGCCAGTTGTCGCTCGCCAATGTGGTGGCGCTCGAGGAGCTGCTGCATGTCGGCGGTGAAGGCGGCGACCGGCTGAGCCTCATGGACACGCTGGAGGACCCCGCAGCCGACAATCCGGTCGAGGTCGCCGAGGACCGCGAGCTCAGACGGCTGCTGGCCCGCGCCATCAACACGCTCCCCGAGCGGGAGAAGACCGTGGTCACGCTCTACTACTACGAAGGCCTCACCCTCGCCGAGATCGGCAATGTCCTCGGGGTCACCGAGAGCAGGGTCAGCCAGATCCACACCAAGTCGGTCCTGCAGCTCCGGGCGAAGCTGGCCGACGCCGGCCGGTGA
- a CDS encoding TetR/AcrR family transcriptional regulator yields MAEHRTMQRGALLDAARSLLSEGGTEALTFPALAERTGLARSSVYEYFRSRAAVVEELCAVDFPVWASEVENAMERAGTPEAKIEAYVRRQLDLVGDRRHRAVVAISASELDAGAREKIRAAHGGLIAMIVEALADLGHTEPRLAAMLLQGSVDAAVRRIELGAAEEPGIVADTAVAMVLRGVRG; encoded by the coding sequence GTGGCCGAGCACCGGACCATGCAGCGCGGCGCCCTCCTGGACGCCGCGCGCTCCCTGCTGTCCGAGGGCGGTACGGAGGCGCTCACCTTCCCCGCTCTCGCCGAGCGCACCGGCCTTGCCAGGTCTTCCGTCTACGAGTACTTCCGCTCTCGCGCGGCTGTCGTCGAGGAGCTCTGCGCCGTCGACTTCCCCGTGTGGGCCTCCGAGGTCGAGAACGCGATGGAGCGGGCCGGCACACCCGAGGCGAAGATCGAGGCCTACGTCCGCCGCCAGCTCGACCTGGTCGGGGACCGGCGGCACCGGGCGGTCGTGGCGATCTCCGCGAGCGAGCTGGACGCGGGCGCGCGGGAGAAGATCCGCGCCGCGCACGGGGGCCTCATCGCCATGATCGTCGAAGCGCTCGCCGACCTGGGCCACACCGAGCCGAGGCTCGCGGCCATGCTGCTGCAGGGCTCCGTGGACGCCGCGGTGCGCAGGATCGAACTGGGTGCGGCCGAGGAGCCGGGCATCGTGGCGGACACGGCCGTGGCCATGGTCCTGCGCGGCGTAAGGGGCTGA
- the rpsB gene encoding 30S ribosomal protein S2, with protein MAVVTMRELLESGVHFGHQTRRWNPKMKRFIFTERNGIYIIDLLQSLSYIDRAYEFVKETVAHGGSIMFVGTKKQAQEAIAEQATRVGMPYVNQRWLGGMLTNFSTVYKRLQRLKELELIDFEDVAASGLTKKELLVLSREKAKLEKTLGGIREMQKVPSAVWIVDTKKEHIAVGEARKLHIPVVAILDTNCDPDEVDYKIPGNDDAIRSVTLLTRVIADAVAEGLIARSGAATGDSKPGEKAAGEPLAEWERDLLTGEKKDDAEVQSSAETEKAADAEPAAAADEQAAEQAEAPAAEAPATDEQA; from the coding sequence ATGGCCGTCGTCACGATGCGGGAGCTGCTGGAAAGCGGCGTCCACTTCGGTCACCAGACCCGTCGCTGGAACCCGAAGATGAAGCGCTTCATCTTCACCGAGCGCAACGGCATCTACATCATCGACCTGCTCCAGTCGCTGTCGTACATCGACCGCGCCTACGAGTTCGTCAAGGAGACCGTCGCCCACGGCGGCTCCATCATGTTCGTGGGTACGAAGAAGCAGGCCCAGGAGGCCATCGCCGAGCAGGCGACGCGCGTCGGCATGCCGTACGTCAACCAGCGTTGGCTCGGTGGCATGCTCACCAACTTCTCCACCGTCTACAAGCGCCTTCAGCGTCTGAAGGAGCTCGAGCTCATCGACTTCGAGGACGTGGCCGCCTCCGGCCTCACCAAGAAGGAGCTCCTGGTCCTCTCCCGCGAGAAGGCCAAGCTGGAGAAGACCCTCGGTGGTATCCGCGAGATGCAGAAGGTGCCGAGCGCCGTCTGGATCGTCGACACCAAGAAGGAGCACATCGCCGTCGGTGAGGCGCGCAAGCTCCACATCCCGGTCGTCGCGATCCTCGACACCAACTGCGACCCCGACGAGGTCGACTACAAGATTCCGGGCAACGACGACGCGATCCGCTCCGTCACCCTGCTCACCCGCGTGATCGCCGACGCCGTCGCCGAGGGCCTCATCGCCCGTTCCGGTGCCGCCACCGGTGACTCGAAGCCGGGCGAGAAGGCCGCCGGCGAGCCCCTCGCCGAGTGGGAGCGCGACCTGCTCACCGGCGAGAAGAAGGACGACGCCGAGGTGCAGTCCTCCGCCGAGACCGAGAAGGCCGCCGACGCCGAGCCGGCCGCCGCCGCGGACGAGCAGGCTGCCGAGCAGGCCGAGGCCCCCGCCGCCGAGGCTCCGGCCACGGACGAGCAGGCCTGA
- the tsf gene encoding translation elongation factor Ts — MANYTAADVKKLRELTGAGMMDCKKALDEADGNVDGAVEALRIKGQKGVAKREGRSAENGAVVSLVSEDKKSGVLLELKCETDFVAKGDKFQAVANTLAAHVAATSPADIEALLASEIEPGKTVQAYVDEANANLGEKIVLDRFAQFTGEYVSVYMHRTMPDLPPQIGVMVELDKADAELAKGIAQHIAAFAPKYLSREDVPAELVEAERRVAEETTRAEGKPEAALPKIVEGRVNGFFKEATLLGQPYALDNKKSVQKVLDEAGVALKRFTRIKVGI, encoded by the coding sequence ATGGCGAACTACACCGCCGCTGACGTCAAGAAGCTCCGCGAGCTCACCGGCGCCGGCATGATGGACTGCAAGAAGGCGCTCGACGAGGCCGACGGCAATGTGGACGGCGCCGTCGAGGCGCTCCGCATCAAGGGCCAGAAGGGCGTCGCCAAGCGCGAAGGCCGTTCTGCCGAGAACGGTGCCGTCGTCTCCCTCGTCTCCGAGGACAAGAAGTCCGGCGTCCTGCTCGAGCTGAAGTGCGAGACGGACTTCGTCGCCAAGGGCGACAAGTTCCAGGCCGTCGCCAACACGCTCGCCGCCCACGTCGCCGCGACCTCCCCGGCCGACATCGAGGCGCTCCTCGCCTCCGAGATCGAGCCCGGCAAGACCGTCCAGGCGTACGTGGACGAGGCCAACGCCAACCTCGGCGAGAAGATCGTCCTGGACCGCTTCGCGCAGTTCACCGGCGAGTACGTCTCCGTCTACATGCACCGCACCATGCCCGACCTGCCGCCGCAGATCGGTGTCATGGTCGAGCTGGACAAGGCCGACGCCGAGCTGGCGAAGGGTATCGCCCAGCACATCGCCGCCTTCGCCCCGAAGTACCTCTCCCGCGAGGACGTCCCGGCCGAGCTCGTCGAGGCCGAGCGCCGCGTCGCCGAGGAGACCACGCGCGCCGAGGGCAAGCCCGAGGCCGCGCTCCCGAAGATCGTCGAGGGTCGCGTCAACGGCTTCTTCAAGGAGGCCACCCTCCTCGGCCAGCCGTACGCCCTGGACAACAAGAAGTCCGTCCAGAAGGTCCTGGACGAGGCCGGTGTCGCCCTGAAGCGCTTCACGCGCATCAAGGTCGGCATCTGA
- the pyrH gene encoding UMP kinase has product MSKGADATQGDHKRDDRTISGRFMLKLSGEAFAGGGGLGVDPDVVHTIAREIAAVVRDGAEIAVVIGGGNFFRGAELQQRGMDRARSDYMGMLGTVMNCLALQDFLEKEGIDSRVQTAITMGQVAEPYIPLRAVRHLEKGRVVIFGAGMGMPYFSTDTTAAQRALEIDAEALLMGKNGVDGVYDSDPKANPDAVKFDALEYGEVIARDLRVADATAITLCRDNQLPILVFELTTEGNIARAVKGEKIGTLVSDESTRA; this is encoded by the coding sequence ATGAGCAAGGGCGCGGACGCCACACAAGGTGACCACAAGCGCGACGACCGCACGATTTCCGGACGCTTCATGCTGAAGCTGTCCGGCGAGGCGTTCGCCGGTGGCGGAGGCCTCGGTGTCGACCCTGACGTCGTGCACACCATCGCCCGCGAGATCGCCGCGGTCGTGCGCGACGGCGCGGAGATCGCGGTCGTCATCGGCGGCGGCAACTTCTTCCGTGGCGCCGAGCTCCAGCAGCGCGGCATGGACCGGGCGCGTTCCGACTACATGGGCATGCTCGGCACGGTCATGAACTGCCTGGCGCTGCAGGACTTCCTGGAGAAGGAAGGCATCGACTCGCGCGTCCAGACCGCCATCACCATGGGCCAGGTCGCTGAGCCGTACATCCCGCTCCGTGCCGTGAGGCACCTGGAGAAGGGGCGCGTCGTGATCTTCGGCGCCGGTATGGGCATGCCGTACTTCTCCACCGACACGACCGCGGCCCAGCGCGCCCTGGAGATCGATGCCGAGGCGCTGCTGATGGGGAAGAACGGCGTGGACGGGGTCTACGACTCCGACCCGAAGGCCAACCCCGACGCGGTGAAGTTCGACGCGCTGGAGTACGGCGAGGTGATCGCCCGCGACCTCAGGGTCGCCGACGCCACCGCCATCACCCTCTGCCGCGACAACCAGCTCCCGATCCTCGTCTTCGAGCTGACCACGGAGGGCAATATCGCCCGCGCGGTCAAGGGTGAGAAGATCGGCACGCTGGTGAGCGACGAGAGCACCCGGGCCTGA